TGGCAGCGGGCTTCTTGGCTGCAGTTTTCTTGGCGGGGGACTTGGCCTTCTTGGCTGCGGGCTTCTTAGCGCCAGCCTTGGGCTTCTTCACCTTCTTGGGTTTGGCAGCCACCTTTTTCTCTCCCAGACGGAAAGAGCCAGAAGCTCCAGTGCCCTTGGCCTGCTTGAGGGTGCCAGCCTTCACTCCAGCCTTCAGGGAAGTTTTCAGACGAGCGTTGATCTTGGTCACCTCGCTGCCCACCTTGTAGTTGGCCATGATGTACTTGAGGATGGCCTGGCGGGAGGAACCACCACGCTCCTTCAAGGCTGTGACGGCAGCGGC
This portion of the Babylonia areolata isolate BAREFJ2019XMU chromosome 16, ASM4173473v1, whole genome shotgun sequence genome encodes:
- the LOC143290849 gene encoding histone H1.2-like, whose amino-acid sequence is MSDAAPAPAKKVAKPRKPAKPAEHPKYNVMIAAAVTALKERGGSSRQAILKYIMANYKVGSEVTKINARLKTSLKAGVKAGTLKQAKGTGASGSFRLGEKKVAAKPKKVKKPKAGAKKPAAKKAKSPAKKTAAKKPAAKKTAAKKPKSPAKKAAKSPAKKAAKPKKAAKSPAKKAAKPKKPAAKKPAKK